Sequence from the Rhizobium sp. TH2 genome:
GCGTCGTGCCGGAGATCGTCCGCATCGGTGAAGAGACCGGCGTCATGCTGGCGATCTCGCTGCACGCCGTGCGCGACGACCTGCGCGACCTGCTCGTGCCGATCAACAAGAAATACCCGCTGAAGGATCTGATCGCCGCCTGCAAGGCCTATCCCGGCCTATCGAACGCCCGCCGCATCACTTTCGAATATGTGATGCTGAAGGGCGTCAACGATCAGCTCACCGACGCGCGCGATCTCGTCAAGCTGCTCAAGGGCATTCCCGCCAAGATCAATCTCATCCCGTTCAACCCGTGGCCGGGCTCGAAATACGAGTGTTCGGACTGGGAAACGATCGAGGCCTTCGCCGATTTCATCAATGCCGCCGGCTATGCCTCGCCGATCCGCACGCCGCGCGGCCGCGATATCCTCGCCGCCTGCGGCCAGCTGAAGTCGGAATCCGAGCGGATGAAGAAGACCGATCGCCTCGCCTTCGAAGCCATGATGATCGCCAACCACGGCGAAGATTGAGCCTCGTCTGACGGCGCGACCCAGGTCGCGCCAAAAATCCGCCGGAATCGCAACCCCTACTTGCTCCTGGAGAGATTTTCGGGGGTTCTCATGATTTCGCGCCGGCTGTTCGTCACGGCTGCTGCCACGGGCCTCGTGGTTGCGGGCGGCGTTTCACTCTGGCCATCCAAAGGCAGCGGCCAGGTTGTCCCTGCCGAACCGTGGGCCGAAAAGCTGGTCAAGGCCGCCGAAGACCAGATCGGCGTCACCCTCATCTACGATCCGAGTTATCGGCAACTCGACTATCCCAAGGGTGACGTGCCGCGCCTGATGGGCGTCTGCACCGATGTCGTCGTCCGCGCCTATCGCGACGGTCTCGAACTCGACCTGCAAAAGCTCGTCCATGACGACATGCGCAAGGCGTTCTCCGCCTATCCGAAGCTCTGGGGCCTCGCATCGACCGATACCAATATCGACCACCGCCGCGTGCCGAACCTCAGGACCTTCTTTG
This genomic interval carries:
- a CDS encoding DUF1287 domain-containing protein, producing MISRRLFVTAAATGLVVAGGVSLWPSKGSGQVVPAEPWAEKLVKAAEDQIGVTLIYDPSYRQLDYPKGDVPRLMGVCTDVVVRAYRDGLELDLQKLVHDDMRKAFSAYPKLWGLASTDTNIDHRRVPNLRTFFERRDVALPVSSKAMDYKPGDIVSQVLPNGRPHIGIVSRRMNDADTAPLLIHNIGFGARAEDVLFAMEITGHYRFAG